One window of the Colletotrichum destructivum chromosome 6, complete sequence genome contains the following:
- a CDS encoding Putative Condensation domain-containing protein, whose protein sequence is MCFSQRIRDGRPVQGLLASSAFELEHFADANKDDFKQVMDKFKTHLAAAIRNACKQLRLSPFHFYLAVIQIFLARQANFQDVCVGLVAANRDSSLDDSVFRMVGYFVNVLPVQTRIDPNQSFSTIIKSASRKALSAFAHAGVPFDVLLDALELRDGRAATRRRCSRRPSTTALPGADGSRWLWVATVG, encoded by the exons ATGTGCTTCAGTCAGCGCATCAGGGATGGCAGGCCTGTGCAGGGCCTCTTGGCTTCGTCGGCATTTGAGCTGGAGCATTTTGCTGATGCCAACAAGGACGACTTCAAGCAGGTGATGGACAAGTTCAAGACGC ACCTGGCCGCTGCAATCAGGAACGCCTGCAAACAGCTCCGCCTCAGCCCCTTCCACTTCtacctcgccgtcatccagATCTTCCTCGCGCGGCAAGCCAACTTCCAAGACGTCTGCGTCGGTCTCGTGGCCGCCAACCGCGACTCATCCTTGGACGATTCCGTCTTCCGCATGGTCGGCTACTTCGTCAACGTCCTCCCCGTTCAAACCCGCATCGACCCTAACCAGTCTTTCTCCACCATCATCAAGTCCGCCTCCCGCAAGGCCCTCTCAGCCTTCGCCCATGCCGGTGTCCCCTTTGACGTTCTTCTGGACGCGCTGGAGCTCCGCGatgggcgggcggcgacacgccgccgctgttCCAGGCGTCCATCAACTACCGCGCTGCCGGGCGCGGATGGGTCGAGGTGGCTCTGGGTAGCGACTGTTGGATGA
- a CDS encoding Putative AMP-dependent synthetase/ligase domain, fatty acyl-coenzyme A reductase, NAD-binding produces the protein MLEGLRLTNCTSRTDITADVSFQSINLDESTRLGDGEEVEEEGKAERQLQEQFAVSKALPNYTARILNPAGKPQPIHYTGEIYISSKGVAMRSYLGLPKKTRKKFFSDPSSSNILYRSGDSSQLLSHGTLLCFGRLEGDLQIKLRGLRLELEEVETALLGASKGLLSTIVVSRDRDYFMPAAIIPLNTLPTSPNGKFDRKAIAALAPPATAPNSTDQVQAAWVEVGEREEEKKTMNIREGELSLLWEWVLPSTATIAMGRVTPLSEFFMRGGNFMPVMRLQALISESMGVNVMTRTLFRAGTLKAMAKAVFSRRDVHDAAAAEGRTEEMNLEKETEVPEWLKGRLHEMSSVEDDEALPVKSEGLNVVLTGAAGFFGGRILNALLQSPAVRTVHCIALDDDDDDNSHSYSYSDLQKIISSNTTTKTVQTFRGSLADPKLGLTPSETRLIEGRRHHPRRLQRSP, from the exons ATGTTAGAAGGCCTGAGGTTGACAAACTGTACAAGTCGGACAGATATCACAGCAGATGTTTCGTTCCAGTCAATCAACCTGGACGAATCAACCCGCCTTGGCGACGGtgaggaggttgaggaggagggcaaggcAGAGCGGCAGTTGCAAGAGCAGTTTGCTGTCAGCAAAGCCTTACCAAACTACACAGCCCGTATCCTTAACCCAGCCGGCAAGCCTCAGCCTATACACTACACAGGAGAAATCTACATCAGCAGTAAGGGAGTCGCCATGCGCAGCTACCTAGGCCTGCCTAAAAAGACGCGCAAGAAGTTCTTCTCAGATCCAAGCAGTAGCAACATCCTCTACCGCTCGGGCGACTCTAGCCAGCTCCTTTCCCACGGCACGTTACTCTGCTTCGGCCGGCTCGAGGGAGACCTGCAGATCAAGCTCCGCGGCTTGcgtctcgagctcgaggaggttGAGACTGCCCTGCTCGGAGCATCCAAAGGCCTGCTTTccaccatcgtcgtctcccGCGATAGAGAC TACTTCATGCCCGCAGCCATCATCCCCCTCAACACCCTCCCTACCAGCCCCAATGGCAAGTTTGACCGCAAGGCGATTGCAGCGCTCGCCCCGCCTGCCACCGCTCCCAATTCAACCGACCAAGTACAGGCTGCCTGGGTCGAGGtgggagaaagagaagaagagaaaaaaacaaTGAACATCCGCGAAGGCGAGCTCAGCCTCCTCTGGGAATGGGTCCTTCCTTCGACCGCGACGATCGCCATGGGCCGCGTCACACCCCTGTCGGAATTTTTCATGCGCGGAGGCAACTTCATGCCGGTGATGCGATTGCAGGCGCTGATTAGCGAATCCATGGGCGTGAATGTTATGACAAGGACGCTGTTCCGCGCTGGCACGTTGAAAGCCATGGCGAAGGCCGTTTTTTCTCGGAGGGATGTTCATGACGCTGCTGCAGCGGAGGGGAGGACGGAGGAGATGaacttggagaaggagaccGAGGTGCCCGAGTGGCTCAAGGGCCGGTTGCATGAGATGTCGTCGGTGGAGGATGACGAAGCTCTGCCTGTGAAATCCGAGGGCCTTAACGTCGTCTTGACAGGCGCGGCAGGTTTCTTTGGCGGCCGCATCCTCAACGCACTCCTCCAATCCCCTGCCGTTCGAACGGTTCACTGCATCGCgcttgatgacgacgacgacgacaacagccaCAGCTACAGCTATAGCGACCTGCAGAAGATCATCTCCTCCAACACGACCACCAAGACAGTCCAGACCTTCCGCGGCAGCCTCGCGGACCCCAAACTCGGCCTCACGCCCTCCGAGACCCGCCTCATCGAGGGCCGACGTCATCATCCACGCCGGCTCCAGCGGAGTCCCTAG
- a CDS encoding Putative AMP-dependent synthetase/ligase domain, AMP-binding, ANL domain-containing protein has protein sequence MYQLHPHQPVIIYSQSNLSSTNLAARVDAVAEALFKAGCVPGNHVAVLCEPSADIIVAMLAVLKTGCVYVTLDTSLPNARHAAMVHMCGPVLLLFHAATEKNVFKLSVESTATLQQMSLTAIADSGLGAKDEPPLRLDDADAPAVLLFTSGSTGKPKGVVLTQGNFTNHLALKTHLLSLGRERVLQHSPLGFGMSIIKVFCALANGGARVAAPRNMRRDLVALTDLVVEHRVSLILATPSEYFAW, from the coding sequence ATGTACCAACTGCACCCTCATCAGCCTGTCATAATCTATAGTCAATCCAACCTCTCCTCCAccaaccttgccgcccgcgtcgacgccgtggcAGAGGCACTTTTCAAAGCCGGCTGTGTGCCAGGCAACCACGTAGCTGTTCTATGCGAGCCCTCGGCAGACATAATCGTTGCcatgctcgccgtcctcaagaCCGGTTGTGTCTATGTAACCCTTGATACGAGCCTGCCCAATGCTCGTCACGCAGCCATGGTTCATATGTGCGGGCCTGTCTTGTTGCTGTTCCACGCTGCCACAGAGAAGAATGTTTTTAAGCTGAGTGTCGAGTCGACTGCAACGCTTCAGCAGATGAGTCTAACTGCTATTGCGGATTCTGGCCTTGGTGCCAAGGATGAACCTCCGCTGCGCCTGGATGATGCAGATGCACCTGCTGTTCTGCTCTTCACGTCCGGGTCGACTGGCAAGCCAAAGGGTGTTGTTCTGACACAGGGCAACTTCACAAACCATCTGGCACTGAAGACCCATTTGCTATCCCTCGGTCGAGAGCGCGTTCTCCAGCACAGCcccctcggcttcggcatgTCCATTATCAAAGTCTTCTGCGCGCTTGCCAACGGCGGAGCTCGGGTAGCTGCCCCTCGCAACATGCGCCGGGATCTCGTGGCACTAACGGACCTAGTAGTTGAGCACCGCGTTTCGCTAATCCTTGCCACGCCGTCAGAGTACTTTGCCTGGTGA
- a CDS encoding Putative polyketide synthase, ketoreductase domain, NAD(P)-binding domain superfamily gives MVGAAAGEIGLSLCKWALNNGAKHLVITSRNPSFGPIFLSGAERLSASVRVLPIDVTSREFVEGVVRQIRASIPPVFGVAQRAIVLQDRLLLDMSSDELNGTLAAKLEGTEILISVFSQFESSSAQQGYKLDFFVILSSSAY, from the coding sequence ATGGTCGGTGCCGCCGCAGGCGAAATTGGACTGTCACTCTGCAAGTGGGCGCTCAATAATGGTGCCAAACACCTAGTCATCACCTCCCGCAACCCCAGCTTCGGCCCCATCTTCCTATCTGGCGCGGAGCGTCTCAGCGCTTCTGTCCGCGTTCTCCCGATCGACGTCACTTCTCGAGAATTCGTTGAGGGCGTGGTGCGGCAAATCCGTGCTTCAATACCACCCGTCTTTGGCGTGGCTCAGCGTGCCATAGTGTTACAGGATAGGCTCTTACTCGACATGAGCAGCGACGAGTTGAACGGGACGCTCGCGGCAAAGCTAGAAGGGACCGAAATTCTTATCTCCGTGTTTTCCCAGTTCGAGTCTTCATCGGCACAGCAGGGATACAAACTCGACTTTTTCGTCATACTCTCGTCCTCCGCCTATTGA